In Cryptomeria japonica chromosome 5, Sugi_1.0, whole genome shotgun sequence, the genomic window AGCCAAAGAATAAGATAAACCCAAGTTTTTAGGTACCTACCAATCCAGGGCTGAGGAGGGACTCATGTGCATAGTTTTCTCAAAGCAGTTCAAATTATCCTTAACATTTGATATAATAGAAGTAGTGATCATCTCCCAAGCACTTTTTTgattctagaagattctattattacTTTCTCTCCACATACTCAACCAAAATGGAAAAATGCCTACCACCAAACCTCTTTAATAGGAGGATGATTTCAGGGGGGAGACTAGTTGGACACACACTTTTTTATATTTCCAGCCCAAACCCAACTAAAAAGTAAAGGACCTTAGATATCATTTGTCTAACTTTCCAAGATAAtttacaataaaataaaatttggtggACACTTTCTTCTTAGTTTTCACATAATACACATCTGTTGACAAATTGAAAACCACATCATTTGAGATTGCCAATAGTGACGATATTACCATGACAAGTCATCCATCAGAAGGAACACAATTTAAGGATGGTGCATATTCTCCAAAAGTTCAACCAATTAAATTGGGAGGAAGGGAAGCTGATGTCAGCTCAAAACTAGAACTAACCAGATATTTGCCATTTTTGGAAGGGGCCTAGATTAGTTTGTTCACAGTGTCTAACCTAAAAAACTTAACATTGTTTATAATCTTGAGAAATTCCATGGATACCATTCTTAAAGGAGGATCAAAATTTGAGAGAAGTGAATTCCATTTGTATGAGGAAGAGCTAGGGATCCAATAATCACTCACTAGAAAACCAAGTCTAGTCATCTGAATACCTTCAATGGTAGAGAAGATAGGATGAAACATCAAATGGATAGAGGAAGCCCATGGATCTTTCTAAACTCTCACCCTTTGACCATTACCAACTTAccattaaatacctttcaaaaggaTGTCTTTAGTTTTTATTAATTGATTCGAGAAATGGGATCCACTTGGAAGATCCAAATAGGATAAAAAAGAGTAGTTGTCCCTTCTATCAATATACTTGAATTTCATAACATGCACCCGGTCCACTTATGCCAAGCAATCAATAATGACAATTAAATCATGTTTACATCAAAACCAAAGAacgttgaaatcaatgacaacacataagcaACTCATTCTAATTAACCTTGCGATAAAATGACCCTAAAAAGAAGCTATAAACCCTAGGAATGAAATACAAGAACAAAGTAGAAAAAATGAGAactattattaataaataataaaactattgaaaacccatttgcataaaaaaatcataaaattcattcTTATTGAGAACTCTTTAATATTTCGGGATAAATGATTTGAGACTCTAGACTTTGAGAATAAGGTGTCGTAAAAAAAATGGACTCTTACTAATATTTATGCCCTTAACAATGATGTTGTGAGGAGAGGTCTTTGGGAATCTCTCATCTCTCATAGATAGTCCTTTTGAGATTTATTCTAGATTATGATGGAAGAATTTAACTCCCCAATATTCTCTTATGAGAAATTTGGGATTGCTCCTAACTTTTCTAACAACATGCAAGACCTTCATGAGTTCTTGTATGTCCTTTCTTAATTTTAGATGACATGTGTGAGATAGACCAAAGAAGAAATGTATCCAAGTGGTGTAATTGGCATGCACCTTGAATTTATTTAAGTATATCTTGTATGTTAATTGATTTTGCCCCCACCTCTGCATTAGTATTTCATGCTTttaattgatgactactctagaataaCTTTGGTTACTTTCTTAGGATAAAAATCTTAAGCcctagaaaaaattaaaaaatttaaggtCATGattgagagtgagatagatagaagaATCAACTGCTTgggatctgatagaggaggaaagtttacttctgatgaattcaataaattTTATGAGAATCATGGGATAAGGAGAAAATTGTCTGCTCCtaggacacctcaacataatggtgtagttgaaagaatGAACAAAACACTTCAAGAGGCTAttgaaatgatgaatggataaaaTTTACTAGAAATCCACTAGAAAGAAGCAATTCTCACTGCAATATACACTCTTAATAGAGTACAGATTAGAAGGAATCATCCTAGGAAGACATCTTATGAAATTTTGTATGGAAGGACTCCATTAGTGAAATATTTCAGATTATTTGTAAGTAAATGCTATATGTAGAGAGATAAAGAAAATTTAGGAAAGTTTGACATAAGAGtttatgaaggaatttttcttggctactctactaaaaacaaagcttatagatgttataacaaatgaTTGAGAAGAATTATTAGAAGCGgcaatgtgaaagttgatgaagacacTTGAAAAAGTATAGTTACAAAAATAGGATATGAATCAAATGAGTCTACTAGAAAACAAAAAgatgaaaatgctaaaaaaataGAGGTACAGGATCATAAGAAAGATGCTCCCAAGACTCCAAGATTTGTGTACACGAATCACTCAAAAaaacaaatcattggagacaagaacatagGCATTATCACTAGAAGTAAAGATCCTACAGAATAGGTAAATTTATGCTTATTTTCACAAACAAAACCAAAAATAGTGTGGGATGCTTGTAGTGATCACTGTCGGATGAAACCTATAAAAAAAGAACTAGAACAAATTTAGAAGAATCAAACTCATGAGTTCTTGTCCCAAGACTGAATAACAAGAGTTTGATAGGaactaaatgaatattttaaaacAATCTAGCTGAGGATGGTAACATTTTgagaaacaaagcaaggcttgtatGTAAAGGCTACTCATAGGTAGAAGAAATGGATTTTGAGGAGAATTATGCTCTTGTAGCAAGAATGGAAGCTATCAGAATGTATTTGACTTTTGCAACACAGAAGGATTTAAGagcttatcaaatggatgtgaagtttgcatttttgaatggagaactgaAAGAGGAAGTATATGTTGAACAACCAAAAGGATCAATCTATCAGAAACTCTACATATTGTTACAAAATAAAGAAGACGTTATATGCACTGAAGAAACCTCCAAGAGCTTGATGTGCAAGGTTTGATAGGTATTTGGTAAAGAAAGGATTTCAAAAAGGTACTACTAATAGAAATATCTATTTAAAGGTTGTAGAAAATGACATCTTAATtgtagttgtttatgtggatgatataatatttggaataAATGATGGTATGTGTAAGAAGTTTTTTGATGAAATGTAGagatgcaagaagagtttgaaatgtctatgattggggagatgatttTTTTCTTGGTTTTAAAAGTCAATCAAAAATATGATGGTATATTTATTTCATAATCTAAGTATGTTAAATAAATGTTGAATAATTTTGGATTAGAAAATTCTAAACTTATATGTACTCCTATTGTtactggttgtaagttgagaaaagatgTTGAATAACTGAAGACTAATAAGAGCATATATAGACGATTGATTAGAGGTTTGTAATATCTAATAGCTACTAGACTAGACATCATGCATGCAATATTTCTTGTGGCTAAATTTCCGCAAGACCCTAGAGAGGTGCACGTTGTTgctgtgaaaataatttttagatactggAAAGGAACATAAGGATATAGTCAATGTACCCTAAAAGATCTAATTTCACCTTGATTTCCTACATAGATGCATATTGGGTTGGttgtgtggatgataggaaaagtactagtGGAGGTACAATTTTTATTGGAACTCAATTGGTTACTTcatcaagtaagaaacaagattcaacacCTCTATCTAgtattgaagctgagtatattgctgtTGTTACGTGTTGTATTCAAGTATTATGGATGAAACGAACTTTGAAAGACATGGGAatattgtttgatgaacctatttctatcttttgtgacaataccgatgcaataaacatttctaaaaatttgGTACCACATTCAAGATCGAAACATATTTCAATTtggtatcacttcttaagggagaaagtttttgacaatgaagtgaaatttgattATGTGCCTACAAAAGAATAGATTACCGATATATCCACTAAACCTCttgctaaagatacttttgaatatctttggAAGAAATTTGGGGTCATTGCCCCTCCTTTTTTGAACTAAATGCATATAGAGGTGCATTAGTCCAGTAAACCTCATGAACATTACTATTCTAGACTATTGATTTGTTGCTACCTATTAGGGAGAGAGCTTGGTGCCACTGTAAGTTTTCAAGAATTAAGCAAAATgagatgactattttgtatgtaaGATTTGCCTTTAATGGCAAAGGGCGAGAGAATGAGAGTTGTTGTTTTCGTTGATGTGTTGCTATCGATGACAAAGGGGGAGTTGTTGCAAGGTTAATAATAATGAGCttcttatgtgttgtcattgatgtcaacgttgTTTGGTTTTTATGTTAACATGATTTAGTTGTCATTAGTGACTTCTTAGTGTAAGTGTTATTAAGTTTTCCATCAAGTTGTGTTCAATAACTTGCTCTACAATCTTCTATGTTGCATATCTATTCTTGcaatttggacatgttgctaagaTATGTTTGGAGATGTTATATTCTAAATTTGGTGCTCAAGTTGCTATGATGAGAAAGTTGTGTTTACTTGTTTGGTTGGCAGTGTTTGATAGTATTTCTGTGTGAAATCCATGCTCTACATTTctattggcaatatgaaggaattgattatgtgttgcattgatgttttgtcattgatgtcaacactacctattatggttgtttactagcttctggtagaaggattggatcgGGAAGATTATCAACTGATTGTTAGCGATACAAtctgaatgatggaataagtttgtatgaatagttcatatgcttctgaagtatgtttcagttagttggtattgacttgatgttcaaatgctatcttatgttctagtaagtctGCTTTGTAGtttcggtaagggtttcaccgatagagctttattgaagatctttgatataatgcataagtggtattgatgcgacttctagaagggatttaggatgctgatggtgattatgTTCATGCCCTGACttattggtgtcatttctttggcgtgttaggatctaatttaggtttggtgctatctaggttatggatcggtttcatGAAATGTGTTGATAGATCCTTCCGATGCGTTTCTAGGATGTttaattgattggatgatatttgtttagccttaggccgacatgttttatgattttattactactcttctaaaaagttcaatcttgttggctttagtgattcagattgggaaggtagtatggatgactgcaaatctacatctggaaatcatttttcttttggttctggtttgattacctggagctcaaaaaagcaaagcattgttgccctctcatctaccgaagtggagtatgttgcaattacctcagcaggtacacaagctctttggcttagaaaatttttagaagaaattggacaaaaacaaattcagcctacagtaatttattgtggcaatgtgagtgccatcaagttagctaagaatctggTTCATCACAGTAGAGCAAagcattttgatatgaaatatcacttcatacgagatttggtgtagaagaaggatgttgaattgaagcacatcaacacccaagatcagctagcagatatattcaccaaaatgGTTGCAAAAGCTCAGTTTTTAGCACTAtgagataagattgtgagccctctcagcatcaagggggagtatgttgataactgatgttgctcgagcatgcagctccatgcaactcatAACTGGTTTTAGCCTCCACCACCATACACcagcatgcagctagattaatttagttaatagtttttatTTCTCGTGCAAATAAAACATGCTATGCATGCAGTTAGGCTATTCTTAGATTAGAGCTTTCTTTAGAACTGTTGGTTtctttttcaccaaatattgcatgcCATGCATGTTCTATTTTTATAGACTTTGAATTCTTTTTGTTAGTGAAGCTGGAAAATTCTATTTATAGGGaatctttgtattttttttattaagcAGTAATATAGAATATGTGCTGTTCTAATACAAGTTGTGTTTTATTTCTGCAATATTGCTGTTAGTTGTTTTCTCTGTtattatattttcttgatcagCTGGCTATAAGAACAGGGGCAGTTTTAGATTCTACAATAATCTCATCTCTTTTCTCGTTATAGAACAAGCAGAAAGATCAGGCGACTCGTTGAGAAGGTTGAAAAGCATGTAGCCTCCACGCTTTTTGTTGCTTTTTTGCACCAACTGCAGCAGCATGTGGCAAATCAGCAAGTGCTTGAGCAGATTAGAGAGAAGGTGGATTGTCTTAATCTGCGTACTTCAGCACTTGCCGGTGCATCAGAAGATCTCTTTCCATCCCCTTCTTCAGCCTCTCCTAACAAGAAGTATATTGAGGAGGCACTTGTTGTTGGACAAGATTCTGCATTAATAAGACGTGTGGAGCTGATTCATTCACAGCAGCACAAAAGTCTGTCTCGTTTCGGTCTAGTTGGGAAGGGCGGGGCCGGTAAGACTCTACTACTCAAACGAGTCTTCAACAGTGACCAGTTACAGAGTCTCTTTTGCAATGACTTGATGCTTTGGCTTACTGTTTCACAAACTCCATCGTTTAGCGCTCTCAGAAATCATCTTGTGAAACAAATAGCTTTTAAAGTAAGGGAAAGATTGTACAGTAGAGAGGAAGAACATTTCGAAACTTGGTTGAATGAATGTATGAGGAAACACAAGTTTGCATTGGTTGTAGATGATGTTTGGGAAACGAGTGCAACTTCGTTGTTAGAGGAGCCGTGTGTGCCTCACTTTCCACACAACAATTCCAATATCATCATTGCCTCTTCCAGAACTATTACTGTGCTCTCACAGTTGGGTGTTCCACCTTTATCAGTCATCCAAATGCAAGACTTGAGTGAGGATCACAGCTGGAGATTATTTTCGTCCCATGCTTTCTTACACAGCGAGGGAGCTTTGCCTATGAGCATCGACCAAGAAATAGCGAGGCGTGTATGCAACGAGTGCGGGGGGGGGGTCCTCCATTGGCTCTTAAAGTAGTCGGGCAGGCAATGGCGGGCATCACTCGGTCAAATGAAAGGGACTTGGTAGTCAACAGATTGCAGAATGATGCTACAAACTCGCTCTACGGCAAGTTGAGACTAAGCTACGATGCTTTGGCCGACGTGGCTGGCTGTGGCATTGCTTTGCAGCTGTGCTTTCTATGCATCGCTGCCTACCCAGAAGACAATATCATATCTCCTACATATGCTACTGCCTACTGGATTGGAGAAGGATTGGTAACCGGTCCGAAACCTTTCCAAATTGGAGAGATGTACATTAATTTGTTAGCTGACCGATGCCTTATTGAACCAGTGAAGAAGAATTACGAGTGAAGTGTGCTCTGTTTCAGGGTACATGACGTTTTGCGCGATTTAGCACATCAAATCGCTGCAAATGTAGAAAAATGCTTCTTTCAGCCAGGCAGAGGTTAACAGCAGTTTCCAGCGGACGTTTCTTCATGATACGTCAGGATTTCATTAATAGACAAGTTTAAGTAGTGTTCCAGAGAAATTCAGAGCTCCGTATATCCGCTCCTTGCTACTGTCTGGCAATACTTCTTTGGCAGAAATTTCAGAAGAGGTGATTGGAAGTATGACCTCTCTCAGGGTCCTGGATTTGTCACGTACTGCCCTCCAGTTGTTGCCAAAAAACATGCCATGTTTGAAGCATTTAGTTTTTCTCAGGTTATGCTATGTGCCAATCAAGAGATTGCCCAACACTGTTGCTGCTCTAAAAAGCCTTCAAATATTAGATCTTGAAGGATCTGATATTTCACAACGGCCGGTCGGCATTTCTAAGTTGACTTCCCTAAAAGCTTTAGACATTGGTTTTTGTGAAGATCTGCAGTGCATGCCTTTTGGAATCACACACCTCACGTCTTTGGAGTACCTGAACACACGTAATTCTCCAAATATAAGGTGGAATAAATGCAGAAGAAATCGACTTTCAGTTAGTCATTTGGGCACCTTGTACGAACTCAAAAGATTGGGGTTTCAATATAATTAATGGTCAAATAATTCCAGAAGGAATGCTTCGAAATGAAACAGATGGACTATCTACATTTTCATCTCACAGATATGCAAATTCTACCCCATGCCATGACTGCCATGTCCAAATTGAAGGAACTCTATCTACAATGTCCTCAGTTACTCCAGAAAGAAGTTTCATTTTGTGAATTTCAACATCTACGTTACATTAAGTTAATCCAGTGTAGCGTGCTAAAACATTTACCTGCCTTGCGAAAACCACGGATTCTGATGCAACTAGAGATAGTTAAGTGCACCAACATGGAGAAGTTACCAGAGGAATTCGGCAAGGTGGGAATATTTCCTAAGCTTGATATGTTTACAGTGGTGAAGGTCGAGAAGATGGAGCAGCTGCCAAAATTGGAAGGAGCACTGCCTTCACTTAAAACATTAACAATAGTGAAGTGTGAGGCATTGGAGAGGATACCACAGTGTTACTGGAATTTGAAGAGTGTAGAAAAGATAAGAGTGTATGGTTGCTCAAAGGTTCAACATGTCATTTCAGAGGAAGAAGACTTCATTAGGACAAAGACGAAAGTGCTAATGATTAGAGTATCTAATGCAGAAATTCAAGCACTAGAAGAGCGTTACTTTGAAATACGTCATGGGGGTGga contains:
- the LOC131876248 gene encoding plant intracellular Ras-group-related LRR protein 1-like, whose product is MAGITRSNERDLVVNRLQNDATNSLYGKLRLSYDALADVAGCGIALQLCFLCIAAYPEDNIISPTYATAYWIGEGLVTGPKPFQIGEITSNRCKCRKMLLSARQRLTAVSSGRFFMIQISEEVIGSMTSLRVLDLSRTALQLLPKNMPCLKHLVFLRLCYVPIKRLPNTVAALKSLQILDLEGSDISQRPVGISKLTSLKALDIGFCEDLQCMPFGITHLTSLEYLNTHMQILPHAMTAMSKLKELYLQCPQLLQKEVSFCEFQHLRYIKLIQCSVLKHLPALRKPRILMQLEIVKCTNMEKLPEEFGKVGIFPKLDMFTVVKVEKMEQLPKLEGALPSLKTLTIVKCEALERIPQCYWNLKSVEKIRVYGCSKVQHVISEEEDFIRTKTKVLMIRVSNAEIQALEERYFEIRHGGGHFYYVEFWCNEVFRFLEFAMSSIIQTNRI
- the LOC131876247 gene encoding probable disease resistance protein At4g14610, producing the protein MDFEENYALVARMEAIRMYLTFATQKDLRAYQMDVKTSRKIRRLVEKVEKHVASTLFVAFLHQLQQHVANQQVLEQIREKVDCLNLRTSALAGASEDLFPSPSSASPNKKYIEEALVVGQDSALIRRVELIHSQQHKSLSRFGLVGKGGAGKTLLLKRVFNSDQLQSLFCNDLMLWLTVSQTPSFSALRNHLVKQIAFKVRERLYSREEEHFETWLNECMRKHKFALVVDDVWETSATSLLEEPCVPHFPHNNSNIIIASSRTITVLSQLGVPPLSVIQMQDLSEDHSWRLFSSHAFLHSEGALPMSIDQEIARRVCNECGGGVLHWLLK